One Bos javanicus breed banteng chromosome 10, ARS-OSU_banteng_1.0, whole genome shotgun sequence genomic window, catcctctgtcgtccccttctcctcctgcccccaatccctcccagcatcagagtcttttccaatgagtcagctcttcgcatgaggtggccaaagtactggagtttcagctttagcatcattccttccaaagaaatcccagggctgatctccttcagaatggactggttggatctccttgcagtcccagggactctcaagagtcttctccaccacagttcaaaagcatcaattcttcagcgctcattaACTTGGCCCAAATTTATGGGAATTTTGTATTCAGGTGGCACACTTGAGTTCCTGCATTCATTTGTCTACCTTTATGTTGGTCATAAAGGTAGTCTTTATGACCTTACCTGAGTCAAATCCTCTAGCAAGCTATTTCTGAGCAAGTGAGCTTTTCAGCCTTTCTCCAGTCATACCTAGTTGATTGGAGAGCCTGTCAGAGGCAGGTACTAGATGGTCATATTAATCCCCTCCAACTCCTTACCACCACTCATTTTAGACAGCAAGCATCAGAAGGGGGATTTCTGAATGCCAATATGTAGTAGTTACCTATCTATTCATGATAAGAGCAGGAAGAAAATGGAAGGCATTAGTTAGAGAAATATTTCATCTTCTCGGTGTCAtggaaaagacattttaaagcaCTGGTTTCCCCTCCACACATCTTGCTTATGGATTAGGCATTTTTGAAACTCACGAGTTCTGGTCCACGGCCTTGAAAAAAATTGCTTAATCTCCTGGGCATCCATTTCTTCATATTAAATTACAGAGGTGGTATATAACTAGGCTAAGATCTTCCAAATTCTAAGTGCTATGAATATATGAAGTAAATGGGCATTTTATGGAGGAAGAAATTTCctggatttaaagaaaaatttgccATCCGTGAAAACAAGATCCCTGTGGAAGATGCACACTCTCGGTGAAGGATAATTTTTATTGTTCCTCCCTCTGCACTTTTGTCAGCATTTGATCATTTACTGCTCTGTCtcttgtggggtttttttctcccttaaacTGTCCAgagggcagggaccatgtctCAAACACATATTCCATTACAATAATGTGTGTTAAATGCAACAACAGTTACTGTTATGAATGAAAGAATCTTGTTAACATTTTATATGCCTGCATGGAAGAGTATGGTTGAGCATTGGGTGAGAGTGATGTGAAGGCAATGACTCTCAAATTAAACTAAGGGTAGAGACTAAAGGTAGActcagagcttccctgatagctcagttggtaaagaatctgcctgtaatgcagaagacccctgttcaatccctgggttgggaagagcccctgaagaagggaacagctacccactccagtattctggcctggagaattccgtggactgtagagCCCATGGagcctcagagtcagacacaactgaatgactttcactttcacttctttcagacTCAAAATTAACAAGGAGGACCTGAGGCAGAAGATGACAACTCTGAGTACTCTCAGCTGAGTGATCTCAGTTTTGGCATTCCAGTAagtttcttaacatttatttgaACTGAATGACTCTATCACGAAACAGGAAATCATGAAGCGGAAGGAACTTTGGGAAATAACATTGAGAAAAACAGCTGTCAGGCATTAAGACTTTTAATACAGTCTCCAGCATAGTTTAATAATATGTGCCAAGTGGGTATTCAAAAAATAGTCATAATAATGAGAAATGATAACGATCATCCGTGCTTTGGAGGATGCAGTGGAAGAGCTGGTTCTTAATACCTTCTGTACTGTTTTTAGCTCTGTCTCTAATTTGCTTCATCTCTTAGGGCCATCTGTGCATCtagttttcccatctgcaaaatagAGATCATATCATTTCCTACAGAAGTCTGTGGACTGTGCTTTAATATCCTACAGTGAATCATATATAAATACAAACCAGGCAAAGAGAAGCCAAATGCTACCACAGGAATAAACTTTGAGGTAGAGAGAATTATAAATTAAAGTTAATTAAGATCTTCTAATACTCTAATGATCTGAAGTAGTTATTGCAAAGAAATTTATATTACCTTCACTTTAGCTTCTTAAAGTATATGGttaatgataaataaatacaattctaGAATAGTTTAAtctattacattttatattttatacatatttatctatAATATGATGGgggtttttaattaatttctgaaGCAAACTAGATTATTCTGAAGCAAACTTACTCTTAAAAAGCAGTAATTCTTAAAAGTGCTTTAATAAATACACcttcaactatactccaataaaaactaaaagctagggaaagtgaaagtgtcgcttagtcatgtccagctctttgcaatcctatggaccgttgtccgccagactcctctgtccatgggattttcccgacaagaatattggagtgggttgccatttcctactccaggggatcttcccaacccagggatcaaaccggtgtctcctgcattgcaggcatattctttactgtctgagccaccagggaagctcctaaaagccagggaactcttctcagtaCTTTGTAATGACCCatacaggaaaagaatcttagaaagagtggatatatgtataagtaaTTCTCTTCGATGTACAGCagaacctaacacaacattgtaaatcaactatactccaataaaaattgttttgaaaaagaaatatttcttctttgttattgAGAAGATATGGGGGGGCAGGGAATGTAATTCAGAACAGCCTACAATTGCCTAGCTTATACAGCCAAACCAAAGGAATTAACTGAGTAAATTGACATCATTTGACATATCAGCAAAAAGCTATGGGTCACTCTCACCCTGAAGGCCTAAATGTCCTTGTTTTCTCAATTCTCCTTAAGGATACATATGGTTTCTTGTTTCCTTGTTCAGTCTGATGGTGCATGGCAAAATTCAGAAGCTTTTTAAATAGACTTTTGTAGGTCTCACTTTGTaaagttaatttgtatttttatatttatacatggaTTAGTCTTAAATATAGCAAGAAGTCTCCTCTAATCATAAtctcccctggagatgggatagggTAGACATtatgaagaaggaaggaaagtggATGTTTAGGAAATGGATGAAGGCATCTGCTCCAACTTATGATGTGTTCACGTAAATGCACTCTTATATGTTCAAACAGTCTTCACAAGGACAGAATGTATTAGTCTTTCTCAAAGTCAACTTCCAGTTAACCATTGAAAAACTTGAACAAAGTTTTaggtacattttctttttcaatgcagttccaattttctcatttctctagaCCTGTAGTCATTATTTCATCTATATTTAAAATCAGGTAAAGTCCTAGAATTATCTTTCAAAAGCTGGGTTTGAGAAGAAAATTATCCCTTGTATCATTTGCCTTTTAAATGATCATGAACTTAGATTAAATGTTTCTCACAGAGAAACAGCCCAGAGGCAGGTTTGAGTCCAATTCTTCATGGACTTTAGGGTAGTAGTATATAAATAAAACCTGTTTACACCAAATTTCCTCCATAAAAACCACAACGAAGAAAATGCAAACAAGAATGAGAATTTTGATAGAGGGAAGTCAAAATAAACTAGAAAAGATTTTTATAACCATGTATTTCTGCCGGGAGCCATctcccggcatattgcatattgagtgcagcactttcacagcatcatctttcaggatctggaatagctcaattggaagtctatcactgccaggagccagcgtgaggaactccgcccgtggcaaaggtcatgaggaaggaggctcggcatacgcaaacgcgggatcgagcctcaggagtccccctggaaattctcgagcatctacccccaaaaccagagtctgcccacTTGccgctttgtgctctcacctacacctctgactttacagggggctgtcccccactacctctctctgaaaaaaagagttaacttacagctccagttaatgcagttcctgggtgtgatagtgtttcaacctacaaactcctttggaagtcctctagcctgcctgaataggtttttccggccacatgtgattgctcagagcctcccaactgtgagaggcatgagatgttctaaactgtctaaatacagattcctttgagcagttaaaagattgattagaaattgtattggtgaagggtttttcacttgttgggccaatgtttgctgctaagtctccatatcccttacctgctgtgtccctggcagtgtattgattaatatgattggtgtaaatagtagctttaatgtttgtaacctgggacccttgagttaattctttttctggttATAGCCCActacacctttgccctataggaatgcaactttaatgcttttggagggtggcgcttgactaatcacctttagagaaaaaaaagttttctgaagaaagggtcttaaaatgttaggcctctgggccagaagatgatgcaaatcacctaagcttttgcatatgataagtttgcaggaagaaagcctggcttgctgcatgactctaccccttcccccattatcctctatgcataatttaaggtctaaaaactactttggaaaataaagtgcgggccttgttcacggAAACTTGGTctcatgtcgttctttctctcaccttctggctgaattattcagcctcttttctcccctgaatttcctcactgagctatccttatttaaccactctttatatccttaattaatgtttaattaagcagttgtttcctgatcctcaccgaagccgtccccgcttcgaattccctggatccaccagggctggaccccggcatatTTCTATGTCAAATAAtatactcagatcagatcagatcagtcgctcagtcgtgtcagactctttgcgaccccatgaatcgcagcacaccaggcctccctgtccatcaccaacccccagagttcactaagactcacgtccattgagtcggtgatgccatccaaccatctcaccctctgtcgtccccttctcctcctgcctccaatccctcccagcatcagagtcttttccaatgagtcaactcttcacatgaggtggccaaagtactggagtttcagctttagcatcagtccttccaaagaaatcccagggctgatctccttcaaaatggactggttggatctccttgcagtccaagggactctcaagagtcttctccaacaccacagttcaaaagtatcaattcttcggcactcagccttcttcacagtccaactctcacatccatacatgaccactcgaaaaaccatagccttgactagacgaactttgttggcaaagtaatgtctctgcttttgagtatgctgtctaggttggtcataactttccttccaaggagtaagcgtcttttaattccatggctgcagtcaccatctgtagtgattttggagcccagaaaaataaagtctgacactgtttccactgtttccccatctatttctcatgaagtggtgggaccagatgccatgatcttcgttttctgaatgttgagctttaagccaactttttccctctccactttcactttcatcaagaggcttttgagttcctcttcactttatgccataagggtggtgtcatctgcatatctgaggttattgatatttctcctggcaatcttgattccagtttgtgtttcttccagtccagcgtttctcatgatgtactctgcatataagttaaataaacagggtgacaatatacagccttgatgtattccttttcctatttggaaccagtctgttgttccatgtccagttctaactgttgcttcctgacctgcatacaaatttctcaagaggcaggtcaggtggtctggtattcccatctctttcagaattttccacagtttattgtgatccacacagtcaaaggctttggcatagtcaataaagcagaaatagatgtttttctggaactctcttgctttttcgatgatccagcggatgttggcaatttgatctctggttcctctgccttttctaaaaccagcttgaacctcaggaagttcacggttcacatattgctgaagcctggcttggagaattttgagcattactttactagggtgtgagatgagtgcaattgtgcggtagtttgagcattctttggcattgcctttctttgggattggaatgaaaactgaccttttccagttctgtggccactgctgagttttccaaatttgctggcatattgagtgcagcactttcacagcatcatctttcaggatttgaaatagctcaactggaattccatcacctccactagctttgttcgtaatgatgctttctaaggcccacttgatttcacattccaggatatccggctctaggtcagtgatcacaccatcgtgattatctgggtcgtgatcttttttgtaccgttctgtgtattcttgccatctcttcttaatatcttctgcttctgttaggtccataccatttctgtcctttatcgagcccatctttgcatgaaatgttcctttggtatctctgattttcttgaagagatctctagtctttcccattctgttgttttcctctatttctttgcattgatcgctgaagaaggctttcttatctcttcttgctattctttggaactctgcattcagatgtttatatctttccttttctcctttgctttttgcttctcttcttttcacagctatttgtaatatACTACAGAATCATAAAATCTCAGAGttgaaaagaaacttaaaacCTCATTCTCTCTTCAGGATTTAAATACAAATTGTTTcagtcccccaccccagcccccaaagTGTGAGAAAATATATAATCTTATTATTTTGCTACAGCTTACTTTTCCTCTTGAGACCCTGGGATAATAGACTCCGACATGCAAGGTTTCCTTCCCTCTCACATGACACCGTGGGTGCCGTGGAGCATGCGAGTGGAGACAACCTCTGTCCTCTGTGCCATTGCCTGCGTGGTCATTCCTTGCCCCATTTGATGCAGCAGTCCATCGCTTCCATCCCTCTGCACCTTTGGGCTTCCAGCTTTCTCGTTCAGACTTGTATGTAAATACCTGAGTGAAGCCCTGGCTCCTGGACTCACTACCACTCTGCACAAGGATGCAGGACCTGGAGAGCAAGGCACACACAGGTCCCCTTGCAACGGCGCAAATCTTTCTTTGTTTTGCTATATTCTTGGGGTGTTGTCTGGGAGGCAGCAAAAGGACCCCTTTATCCAGAAGGAACAGATGTCTGTATCTTATCACTTACCACTGACTTCTCTTCTCTACTATCCTTAATTCCAGGGAAGCTTTTTTTTCTACTGAGGGGAGATGGTTTTCCCTCCTCAAACTGTCTCAAACCTTTGGCTAATCCAAGCTTTCCTGATGTTTGGCTCATTCAAGGCTTCTCAGTGTTTGGCTAACCGAAAGTTCCTCAATCACAGTGTTATTGATATTTTGGACGAGATAAGTCTTTGGAGTGgtgggctgtcctgtgcatgacagggtgtttagcagcatccctggcctttaCTCACTAAATGCCAGGAGCACCCACCAACTTTTGAAAATCAGGACCAAATATCCATTAGGCTAATCCCAAGAGTTCCCTCTGCTTTTCTAAGACCTTGGCTTCAATACACAAAAACTGGAAAGGGGCTCACGGGCTATTTCCTTTACTTTGAGGTAATGAATGCCTTCACCCCACCTTCCCTGAGACAATACATGTGAAGGAGCTGagcaagggaaggagggaagaggaatTAGATGCACTGCTGTGATATGGTTAATATCCCATCTGTGATCTTCTTTCTCACCTGTTGCCTTAAAAGGTACACCACTGGTCATTCTAGCACCTCCTTTGTGTGCATATTACCTTCCTTCTGTACGTGGGTTGAAGTGAATACACGtatagaaagaaatttaaaagggaGCAAAAAGGGATTTAACCACTAAGTTCTGATCAATACAGAGGACAAAAGGATTACTGTTTATGCCCAACACACGTGCCTAGAGCTGTATTTCTCAATATTGAACTTCCTTCCAAATTTAGAATTTACACTCACTCTAGTGAATATACAGAGAGGCTTAGGTGTTgaagagacaaatagatcaaAAACCTTGCATTCAACGCCTTTAACCCTTGTATGAGTCATTTCAAGGAAATCGATGAGAACCAGCAATAACTCTGACAGAAAATCTTACTTCAGCTCATTGCCCAGAGAAATTTAGCTACTTCTCCAAGTGCTGTAtctcttatttatccatttattatatcattcactgatttaAGTTTGGAATTAAGTGGCTCCTACAAACTCAGGAGATAATTAGCCATTACAGATTCACATAACACCATGCTGGAGATTACAGTTTGAGTTCTATGAAGGCCAGTAGGCCTTTATTCTGCCTATTAACTAACTTATTGCCTTGGCATAAATGGGGATAAACACTAGTTAAGCCAGAAGCTAACTGGGAAGATATTTTAGCTTCTAAAACCTcatgcaggctacagtccagggcgctgcaaagagttggacatgactgagtgactaagcacaaccgCCTCAAAGTATCATCATTATGAATACAAATAATTGTTGGGGTAACTGGTGAAAACATGAGTTTAGTATTATTTTCTGAATAACACTGCATAAAAACCTCAACCACTGTTTTTAATGTAGCAGGTAAGCACTACTATTGATACAGTTTTACTCTGTTTCAGGCTCTGTGTTGAACAGACCATGCCGTTTAATCCTCAGGACTACCCCATGAGGTATACTATTGGATTCCCCTGAAAACAGAGCTTGAGATAAGGGATTTGGGTGGTTGGTTTTGGGGAGGTAATCCTTGAAGGCATGAATGAGGACAGAGAAAGCcacacagagaaagaagaggagtcaATGAAAGGCTGCATTAATCAGACACCATGGTGGACAATATGGACTCAAGCTGCTTGACCTCCTGAGAAGTAGAAAGATGCCTCCCACAGTTGTCCAGCAGAAAGACAGGAAGCAGGGGCATTTATCCACTGACGCCCATGACCCCCTGGTCAAGGGTTAAGCCCCAGAGCTAGGGAGCTCTCCCAGGGCAGAAAGGAGAGGAGCAAGGCCTTATTGGCTCTCAGGGAGGTAAACAGATGCAGCCAACAATGGCCCACTGCAGACATGGCTAAAATTAGAGGTGAAATATGTGAGTCAGGGCAACAGCAGCTTCTGACACAGTTATtacctccccattttacagaggggaaACCAAGATACACGGAGATTACCTTACCTGCTGAAGATCACAAGGTGGGTCAATGGTAGAGTCAGGATTCAAGTACTGACCATCAGACTTCAAGGCCATGGTCTCAACCATAGGGGGTAATGACAGCTGCACTATACTCTTCCCAGTGTAGCTCCACCTACAGGTTTAAGTAGTCCACCCACCAATTCTATTTGGAAACCAGGTTGGGGACATTATTCAAACACTGCACTTTCTTCTTTGGGAATTCATTTTTCAAGTTGCAACACCATACAAAAATGCTACTAGAATGCTGTATCTACATtttgggaagaaaataaataccttTCACTTGAGATCATGCAGAAAGAGAGAGGTTCAGATAGTACACCActtgaaagggggaaaaaatcactcaTACAACTTTTTTTGAGTTTAGaaactgtttttttatttttttattaaaacataacTCTTCAAAGAGTATAGAAATACACCTGGCCACGATCTGTTAGATGTCAACCAACCACTTCAAACATATATAAGAAATATCTACCAAATTCTGGCTCACCAGAACTTATTaagttgtacatatacattaTCAGAACATCAATGTGGCTACATTTGACAGATTCTTCTCAAGTGGACACAATTTTCTGACAGATTATGTTCCTTCTTGATGAAAGCTGTTACAGTTGTGAATGTCTGAAAGATAAGCTTGAAGGGCCACAAGGTGAAGCATCAGGACGTGAGGAGTTACAGAGGGCATGCAGGGCCCTGAGAGAGCGGGTGGCAGGCAGGCCCCTGCTTCCACTGTGAGCACACGATGTACAGAAGAGACAAACACAAAAAGGAAGGCGCTCCCTCCTGGGGAGAAGGGGCTTTGGGCTCACAGTCAGGAATCACAAGACAGCACGCCCAGGAAAGGACAGGAAAAGAAATCCCTGCACACAGTCTGACCTTCCTCCAAGGGACAAGAGCCAGTGCGGTTCAGGGAGATCTGCGAGGACCACTGCCTTTGGGATGCGTTGCTTGCCACTGAGTATGCCCCCTCCCTTCAAGCTTGCTCAAGGCACTGGATTGGCCCCTTTAGGTACAATGAACAAGAACAAAACACCCATCAGAAAAGAGCAGAGCTGGTGCTTGATTTGCTCTCATTAAGAGTGAAGTGTCACCTGTACTTTGAATTCAGTGGTCTCGAATCACTTGTGAGAGCCCCCAGGCCACTGGTCAGTTGAGGACATTGTCCCCCTTCTCCTATCCTGTCTGGTTCCTGCTATAACTTCGTTGGGAAACAGGAAGCCAAGAGCTTACCTGGGCTAGGTGTTGCCTTGGCATTTTACGATGATGAATTCCTTCTGTTTTGTTCCTTCTTTATGCCCAAAATGAAGGGagtcatacagactgaaaataaaaCTGGCAACACCTGGGGTCTGGAGTCTTCCTTGAAAGAGAACCAAACTATTCCCACTCTTTTGGGCAGAATCACCTCTCCTAATCAAGTATTTTTAGCTTGACATTTCCAGAGGCCCCCATGTATACTAACTTTGccttttgaaatgatttttaattcCAGAAGTTGGCACAAGGCCATCATTTTCAATATCCTTTACCCCTGCTGATTGCTGCATAGGATCTTTCTCATGAGATCATCTGGGAAGATTAAAGACTAACAGAGTGTGGGTATTTCTCAGTCTTTCTTCTCCActtctttcacattttaaaatcaatctaATAGGCATTTTCTGTACGGTCACATGGCTCCATGATTATCTTGGGCTTCTCCTAGAGTCCTTGCTCCCTTTGGCACTCCATAGACACTTTCCTCTTTGTGTACTCTCTGCAGGGTCCCAAAACTGAGATATCCTCAGAAAATGCACACGAAGTTCCCACCTAAGACCCATTCCCCACTACCCAGCTTTCGTCTCCACAGTGAGGAACATGGACTTTACTAAGGACTTGGATCACTgagataaacatatatatatagatagataaatatacaCATCCTCAATAAAGAGGacattcaattttatatatagatttCCCTCTCATTCATAAGCACTTGGCCCACAGTGGAGGAGTCAACCCATGCTGAGTTGCAATGAGATCATACAAATCACAGGCCCAGTGAAAGAAGAGCAGGAAAGGCCTGTGGCTTCCAAGCATTCACAAGCCATGCTAGGAATCCACCTTTGGGAAGATGCTCACTTTATTGTTTCTGCTCATCTTCCGCTCTACCCTGCCTACCTTGGGCATCTTTGTCTGGATCAGCTCTTCTGGGGTGTTACCCAAGGGAGGAAGCAGCCTCTTCTTGCTGTTTCGGGTCTCTGAGAGCCACTGGGGAGGCAACTCAAAAGGCCCAAAGCCAAACTGCAGGGAATACTTGTCGGGAAATGTCTCAGATTCCACAGACACTGCTGGTGCTACCTGGGAGATAGAGTCCACGGTGCCCGGGGGTGGTGTGGGAGTTGCAAACTGtggtcccagctctgcctccaggCAGGTGGGAAGTAGCTCCTTGGCCTGGAGAGCCCCTGAGCCTGGGTACTTGGCTTCGCTCTCTTCCTCATCCTCCGTGGGCTTGAAGATCTGCTGCTGCCCAATGTGGAACATCTCCAGGAGTTGGCTGCCTGAGCGCATGCTGGGCTCCAGGCTGGCATCAGCCATCCCACTCCCTGTGCCCACCACGTTTCGGCGGCTGTAGCGGTGGTGCAGTTGGACCAAGGTCCCTACCAAGCACTTGCGGACAGATTTGTTCACAGTAAGAAAAAGCACAGGGTTTGCCAGCAGAGACACTTTGGGCAGCCAAATGGCCGTAAGCAGCAAGAAGATGGAAGTGTTGGGGACATTAAGCACTGTCTGGTAGATGACCAGTGTGGCATAGGGCACGCTGCATAAGATGAAGACCAtcaccatggacagcagcatggcATGCAGCTCAGCCTCCCGCTGGGAGGCATAGGGGATAGAGATGGTGTTCTGTGGGGTCCGCAGTGCTGCTATGATGACCTTCTTCTTCTGGCTGGCACTCAGGGCCCGGCGTAtcagtattaaaaagaagaacacCACAGCCACAGGCACGATGACCGTGGTGATGTTGTAGACCAGAACGTAAACCAGGTGGCCCAAAGAGTTGCTCCAGACTTCCGTGCAGGTTGACATGGCGTAGATGTCGGCCACATTGGTCACTGCAAACACAGGGACACTGGCCACCACTGCATGGGCCCAGATGTATATCACTAGTTCTCGGGACTTGGCGTCAGATATTTTTCTCTCCAGTGGATAGAGGACTGAGTAGTACCTGCCAAATGCACAAGCAAAATTCATTTCACAGAAGAAGATACACTTTAAATTAGGGGAATTTATATTACTAAAAgtaggagagaggaaagaaagggtcGAGTTCTTTCATTCTGCCTAAGACAGAGGAGATCACTAGGGGAATTTGGAAGCTAGACCCTAAGTTTTGAGGACTTTGCCATGCAATTCATTGTTAGCTTTATAATTATTGCCACCAGCACTAAATCCCAAAGAGTGCCCTCGATATAAAGGATATCTCCATCTGCTGTGAAGACACTCTTTTTCAATTTAAGGGTAAAGGgtaatttgtaaataattttacatGGGCTAGAGGAGCTTATGGGCAATTTTCAAAGccatggagagagagaaatttgcACACAAATCCAAAGCAAACTCATGCTGCAGTATATATGCATGGGTATCATTAGCATTTACAGCTGCTGGGGCAGAAAAACCCAGTGTGAGGGATAGACTTTGACAAAGTCCTTCAAAATCAATTCCACTGAAAAAATTttgtgggctcagtagccatTTTTTACATGATAATCGCTCAGGATCCCTAAGAGCAATCAGTAGGTTTAAAACACCTGCACAGTTATATCTTTGTTAAaatcagagatttttttccttcaagcttGACTTGATTATTCTACAACCACCGAATCAGAATTCCCAAAGCACCTTGTTTCAATATCACCTATGACTTGGGGAAACTGAGtaatttgtttgtttggttggtttttttttttttttttttttttttgagtaatttGTTAAACCCCTAGAACCACATCTGTCTTGAATGGGCAGTCAGTAGCCTCAGAGATACAGCAAGTTTCTTCACCCTTAGCTCACCCCACGTCTGCGCAGTGAGCTAATGCTGGAGTCGACCTTCCAACCCTGTTAACATGTATTCCCTCACGGGCCACCTGAGCACGTGTGCTTTCCCGTCACAAGGATTTCTGAGCACCATCCGTGTGCTACATATTGTGCCTGGCACTGGGCTGCAAAGATGAAAGGATACACGAGAATGTTTCTAAACTACATGGGGAAGAAATGGCATGTA contains:
- the GPR176 gene encoding G-protein coupled receptor 176 isoform X1; its protein translation is MGHNGSWISRNASEPRNASSAEVAGANRSALGEFGEAQLYRQFTTTVQVVIFIGSLLGNFMVLWSTCRTTVFKSVTNRFIKNLACSGICASLVCVPFDIILSTSPHCCWWIYTMLFCRVVKFLHKVFCSVTILSFPAIALDRYYSVLYPLERKISDAKSRELVIYIWAHAVVASVPVFAVTNVADIYAMSTCTEVWSNSLGHLVYVLVYNITTVIVPVAVVFFFLILIRRALSASQKKKVIIAALRTPQNTISIPYASQREAELHAMLLSMVMVFILCSVPYATLVIYQTVLNVPNTSIFLLLTAIWLPKVSLLANPVLFLTVNKSVRKCLVGTLVQLHHRYSRRNVVGTGSGMADASLEPSMRSGSQLLEMFHIGQQQIFKPTEDEEESEAKYPGSGALQAKELLPTCLEAELGPQFATPTPPPGTVDSISQVAPAVSVESETFPDKYSLQFGFGPFELPPQWLSETRNSKKRLLPPLGNTPEELIQTKMPKVGRVERKMSRNNKVSIFPKVDS
- the GPR176 gene encoding G-protein coupled receptor 176 isoform X2, encoding MVLWSTCRTTVFKSVTNRFIKNLACSGICASLVCVPFDIILSTSPHCCWWIYTMLFCRVVKFLHKVFCSVTILSFPAIALDRYYSVLYPLERKISDAKSRELVIYIWAHAVVASVPVFAVTNVADIYAMSTCTEVWSNSLGHLVYVLVYNITTVIVPVAVVFFFLILIRRALSASQKKKVIIAALRTPQNTISIPYASQREAELHAMLLSMVMVFILCSVPYATLVIYQTVLNVPNTSIFLLLTAIWLPKVSLLANPVLFLTVNKSVRKCLVGTLVQLHHRYSRRNVVGTGSGMADASLEPSMRSGSQLLEMFHIGQQQIFKPTEDEEESEAKYPGSGALQAKELLPTCLEAELGPQFATPTPPPGTVDSISQVAPAVSVESETFPDKYSLQFGFGPFELPPQWLSETRNSKKRLLPPLGNTPEELIQTKMPKVGRVERKMSRNNKVSIFPKVDS